A genomic window from Variovorax paradoxus includes:
- a CDS encoding autotransporter outer membrane beta-barrel domain-containing protein yields the protein MNHVYRVIFDRRSGEFRVASELTKRSGSGRTRGSTGAVCHSVLPTLAVLAALQFHSGEAAAACAPAAPIDNDTVSCTGVPITLPPNPNSFLSNANGLAVTVQAGGIMSTLPGGTAMALGGNNITLNNLGAIDANAAGSLVLARALTIGNLIAPTSSNVTVNNSGLLEGTFDGTFGLLGTAAVIANAGTTTFNNSGSIGVSVLGAFDPVNSIAVAVYGGGNVNFTNTGTITGRVAFESPTAGGNTFVNAGTINGSVSLGTTVSNDTFVAVTGSSIGNPLIPLPAVTIPTLTLPPGLLTFAATGTVDAGVGGSDTLVLQNTIAGPGSGTGGTGNISGLQYLNFENLTVNSGTWTLTGAVVSGATTLNGGLSVFDNPLAFGTGALTANGGAIEASLPGLALAQNVNLTGDLIVQGANGLTLGGTISGAGGLIKNGAGTLTLSGSNNFSGGLALNAGGLTLGSASSLGTGLFQVGGPATLNTAFTGTLTNPVQLNGALSLNGAGTLTLGGNIAGAGSLTLNSGALALTGSNNYGGGTVLQAGSIDLGNSSVLGSGALTVNGAGSLTGAAGVTIGNAVVLNNTLNFGAGGGGGALTLNGTISGAGGMSLAGAPGLTLNGANNFAGGFNLGGGALTVGNNLALGTGAVTVSGAGSLTAGAAVSLVNNFNLNAGLTIGSGSDLALNGALGGLGGLIKTGAAKLSLGGASTFSGGVNLQAGSLGIGTNTSLGLGALTVNGAATLDASANVSVGNAVVLNAGLTVGGANNIALGGLVSGIGTLGYNGTATLALNGANVGLLGGVNLASGTLSVGNNLALGTGGLGVSGSANLSAGVPGITLGNNVTLNGGATLGLGGANALMLGGVIGGAGALAVNGAAAVTLGGANNFGGGVTLAGGQLALGTSTSLGTGTLGVTGNATLSSTGGALALTNAVTLGAGAGLTVGGAADLTLDGTVSGAGSLIKNGTGTLALNNANNFGGGVTLQAGTLSVGNNAALGTGALTVASTAMLSASTDVALANDVALNGNLGVAGARNITLGGTVSGAGGISMGSTGTLALNGANNYSGPTVVASGTLQVGNATGSATGSGAVTMQNGSTLSGNGRIGGDVTLNNTAVLAPGTPGAMGMLTIGGSLSLANGSVFDYQFGTPGANFATPGQSDSVSVGGNLLIAGNTTINVTDTGGFGPGVYRLVDYGGALTGGGTLTLGGVPGGATLVLQNLSADKRFTLVNSTGMTLDFWNANGLASPTQSGGGTGTWSTTSPVWTDAVGNISLPMQPQPGFAIFTGAPGTVTVDNTGGAVQATGLQFASNGYTLTGDALTLLGAGGGAKAEIRVGDGGAGSAGFTATLNNTVAGTAGIAKTGDGTLVLGGTNTYTGGTAVQGGTLSVSADVNLGAAAGNVTLDGGRLQVTGTAFTGTARNLDIGAAGGGIEIVDPGLDFTASGALGGSGGLVKSGAGTLTLAGTSTLTGATTVAAGTLRFGAPDLLNPTAPIALANTAGATLDLNGFNQTIGSLSGGGTAGGELQLGSATLTTGGDNTSTTFGGTLSGSGDLVKQGTGTFTLTGANSYAGGTSLTQGRIDVGANAALGTGALAMSGGTTLGLAADGLTVANNVTLGAGGGGAVVDTGAFNGTLTGAVSGSGALVKEGSGTLTLAGTANTYTGATQVDAGTLRAGATNALSAASATSVSAGATLDLAGFSQTVASLANSGTVSLAGAAPGTTLTVTGPYTGNNGILQLGAVLNATGPSDRLVLDGAGATASGRTTVQIINLGGLGALTTGNGIEVISALNGATTTAQTTRDAFSLAGGHVDAGAYEYRLYPADASGSGENWYLRSTTGGLPGTPGGPGGIGGLPTYRIEVPLYAALAQQLRQGNLEMLGNLHLRGGDDTRLATDGASARGRRAWGRLISTDIDASQRGTANAQSKGRLHGFQAGTDLWADTRWNVGVYVGQLEGNIRVNGFARGIQGLDVGSNDLRSRYLGAYATWHGDEGWYADAVLQAGQHRYNVQPFATFGSSGKGKSLLISIEVGKAFGIGSGWIVEPQLQLIHQRLRMDDTGISGAAVTQDPHDGLIVRAGVRIKGEIATGTGTLQPYGRINVFHASGGADVTQFLNFGGGTAIRSETGSTSTEVAGGVTLALGERASLYGELGKLWASGGAARLKSSINASLGVRVRW from the coding sequence GTGAACCATGTCTACCGTGTCATCTTTGATCGTCGGTCGGGGGAATTCCGGGTCGCATCGGAACTGACGAAGCGCAGTGGTTCAGGAAGGACAAGAGGCAGCACCGGTGCTGTATGCCACAGCGTGCTCCCTACCCTCGCGGTGCTGGCGGCGCTGCAGTTTCACAGCGGCGAAGCGGCGGCGGCATGCGCACCCGCAGCTCCCATCGACAACGACACGGTGAGCTGCACCGGCGTGCCGATCACGCTGCCGCCGAACCCGAACAGTTTTCTCAGCAACGCGAACGGCCTCGCCGTGACGGTGCAGGCGGGCGGCATCATGAGCACGCTGCCCGGCGGCACCGCGATGGCCCTTGGGGGCAACAACATCACGCTCAACAACCTGGGCGCCATCGATGCGAATGCGGCGGGGTCCCTCGTGCTCGCCCGGGCCCTGACCATCGGCAACCTGATCGCGCCCACCAGCAGCAACGTCACGGTGAACAACTCGGGCTTGCTCGAAGGCACCTTCGACGGCACCTTCGGCCTGCTCGGCACGGCGGCGGTCATCGCCAACGCCGGAACCACGACGTTCAACAACAGCGGCTCGATCGGCGTGAGCGTGCTGGGCGCTTTCGATCCGGTCAACTCGATCGCGGTTGCCGTCTACGGCGGCGGCAACGTCAACTTCACGAACACCGGAACGATCACGGGCCGCGTGGCTTTCGAGAGCCCCACCGCCGGCGGCAACACCTTCGTCAACGCGGGCACCATCAACGGCAGCGTCTCGCTGGGCACCACAGTCAGCAACGACACCTTCGTGGCGGTGACCGGGTCGTCGATCGGCAATCCACTGATACCGCTGCCTGCCGTGACCATTCCCACGCTCACCCTCCCACCGGGCCTGCTCACATTCGCCGCCACGGGCACGGTCGATGCGGGCGTCGGCGGAAGCGACACGCTCGTGCTGCAGAACACCATCGCCGGGCCCGGCTCCGGCACGGGCGGCACCGGCAACATCTCGGGCCTGCAGTACCTCAACTTCGAGAACCTGACCGTCAACAGCGGCACGTGGACGCTCACCGGCGCGGTGGTGAGCGGCGCCACCACGCTCAACGGCGGTCTCTCGGTCTTCGACAACCCGCTGGCTTTCGGCACCGGCGCGCTGACGGCCAACGGCGGCGCCATCGAGGCGTCGCTTCCGGGCCTGGCGCTGGCGCAGAACGTCAACCTGACAGGCGACCTGATCGTGCAGGGCGCCAACGGCCTGACGCTCGGCGGCACGATCAGCGGCGCGGGCGGGCTGATCAAGAACGGGGCCGGCACCCTGACGCTGTCCGGCAGCAACAACTTCAGCGGCGGGCTGGCGCTCAATGCGGGCGGGCTCACGCTGGGCTCGGCCAGCTCGCTCGGCACCGGCCTGTTCCAGGTCGGCGGTCCGGCCACGCTGAACACCGCCTTCACGGGCACGCTCACCAACCCGGTGCAGCTCAATGGCGCCCTGTCGCTCAACGGCGCGGGCACCCTGACTCTGGGCGGCAACATTGCCGGTGCCGGCAGCCTGACGCTCAACAGCGGCGCCCTGGCGCTGACGGGCAGCAACAACTACGGCGGCGGCACCGTGCTGCAGGCCGGCTCGATCGATCTGGGCAACAGTTCCGTGCTCGGCTCGGGCGCGCTGACCGTCAACGGCGCCGGTTCGCTGACCGGTGCGGCCGGCGTGACGATCGGCAACGCTGTCGTGCTCAACAACACACTGAACTTCGGCGCGGGTGGCGGAGGCGGTGCGCTGACGCTCAACGGCACGATCAGTGGCGCGGGCGGCATGAGCCTGGCCGGCGCGCCGGGACTCACGCTCAACGGCGCGAACAACTTCGCCGGCGGCTTCAACCTGGGCGGCGGCGCGCTCACCGTCGGCAACAACCTCGCGCTGGGCACGGGGGCGGTCACGGTCAGCGGTGCCGGCTCGCTCACGGCCGGCGCGGCCGTGAGCCTTGTCAACAACTTCAACCTCAATGCCGGCCTGACCATCGGCAGCGGCAGCGACCTGGCGCTCAACGGCGCCCTCGGCGGCCTCGGCGGCCTCATCAAGACCGGCGCCGCCAAGCTCTCGCTGGGCGGCGCGAGCACTTTCTCCGGCGGCGTGAACCTGCAGGCCGGCAGCCTGGGCATCGGCACGAACACGTCGCTGGGCCTGGGCGCGCTGACGGTCAACGGCGCCGCCACGCTCGATGCGAGTGCGAACGTGAGCGTGGGCAACGCGGTCGTTCTCAACGCGGGCCTGACCGTGGGCGGCGCCAACAACATCGCCCTCGGCGGGCTGGTGTCGGGCATCGGCACGCTGGGCTATAACGGCACGGCGACGCTGGCCCTCAATGGCGCCAACGTCGGCCTTCTGGGCGGCGTCAACCTGGCCAGCGGCACGCTCAGCGTGGGCAACAACCTCGCGCTGGGCACGGGTGGGCTCGGTGTCAGCGGCAGCGCGAACCTGAGCGCGGGCGTACCCGGCATTACCCTGGGCAACAACGTCACGCTGAACGGCGGCGCCACGCTGGGCCTGGGTGGCGCGAATGCGCTCATGCTGGGCGGCGTCATCGGCGGTGCGGGCGCGCTCGCGGTCAACGGCGCTGCCGCCGTCACGCTAGGCGGCGCCAATAACTTCGGCGGCGGCGTGACGCTGGCCGGCGGCCAGCTCGCGCTGGGCACCAGCACCTCGCTGGGCACCGGCACGCTCGGCGTGACGGGCAACGCCACGCTGTCGAGCACGGGCGGTGCACTCGCGCTGACCAACGCCGTCACGCTCGGAGCAGGCGCGGGGCTCACGGTGGGCGGCGCAGCAGACCTCACGCTCGACGGCACGGTGAGCGGCGCCGGCTCGCTCATCAAGAACGGCACCGGCACGCTGGCACTCAACAACGCCAACAATTTCGGCGGCGGCGTCACCCTGCAGGCGGGCACGCTCAGCGTCGGCAACAACGCAGCCCTGGGTACCGGCGCGCTGACGGTGGCCAGCACCGCGATGCTCAGCGCCAGCACCGACGTGGCGCTGGCGAACGACGTCGCGCTCAACGGCAACCTGGGTGTCGCGGGCGCCAGGAACATCACGCTCGGCGGCACGGTCAGCGGCGCCGGGGGAATCTCGATGGGCAGCACCGGCACGCTGGCGCTGAACGGCGCCAACAACTACTCGGGGCCGACCGTGGTTGCCAGCGGCACGCTGCAGGTGGGCAATGCGACCGGCAGCGCCACCGGGAGCGGCGCGGTCACGATGCAGAACGGCTCCACGCTGTCGGGCAATGGCCGCATCGGTGGCGATGTCACGCTCAACAACACTGCCGTGCTGGCACCGGGCACCCCCGGCGCGATGGGCATGCTCACCATCGGCGGCAGCCTGTCGCTTGCCAACGGCAGCGTGTTCGACTACCAGTTCGGCACGCCAGGCGCCAACTTCGCCACGCCCGGCCAGAGCGACAGCGTGAGCGTGGGCGGCAACCTCCTCATCGCGGGCAACACCACCATCAATGTGACGGACACCGGCGGCTTCGGCCCCGGTGTGTACCGGCTCGTGGACTACGGCGGCGCGCTCACGGGCGGCGGCACGCTGACGCTGGGCGGTGTACCCGGCGGCGCCACGTTGGTCCTGCAAAACCTCAGCGCCGACAAGCGCTTCACGCTCGTCAACAGCACGGGCATGACGCTGGACTTCTGGAATGCCAATGGCCTGGCCAGCCCGACGCAGTCGGGCGGCGGCACCGGCACTTGGTCGACCACCTCGCCGGTGTGGACCGATGCGGTGGGCAACATCTCGCTGCCGATGCAGCCGCAGCCGGGCTTCGCGATCTTCACCGGCGCGCCGGGCACCGTGACGGTGGACAACACCGGCGGCGCGGTGCAGGCCACCGGCCTGCAGTTCGCGAGCAACGGCTACACGCTGACCGGCGACGCGCTGACGCTGCTGGGCGCAGGGGGCGGCGCGAAGGCGGAGATCCGCGTCGGCGACGGCGGCGCGGGCTCGGCCGGCTTCACCGCCACGCTGAACAACACGGTCGCGGGCACGGCCGGCATCGCCAAGACCGGCGACGGCACGCTGGTTCTCGGCGGCACCAACACCTACACCGGCGGCACCGCGGTGCAAGGCGGCACGCTGTCCGTTTCCGCCGATGTGAACCTCGGCGCGGCCGCCGGCAATGTGACGCTGGACGGCGGGCGCCTGCAGGTGACAGGCACCGCGTTCACCGGTACCGCGCGCAACCTGGACATCGGCGCGGCGGGCGGCGGCATCGAGATCGTCGATCCGGGTCTGGACTTCACCGCCAGCGGCGCGCTCGGCGGCAGCGGCGGCCTGGTCAAGTCGGGCGCAGGCACGCTGACGCTCGCAGGCACCAGCACCCTCACGGGCGCCACCACCGTCGCGGCCGGCACGCTGCGCTTCGGCGCGCCGGACCTGCTGAATCCCACCGCGCCGATCGCACTGGCCAACACGGCGGGCGCAACGCTGGACCTGAACGGTTTCAACCAGACCATCGGCTCGCTGTCCGGCGGCGGCACGGCCGGCGGCGAACTCCAGCTCGGCAGCGCAACGCTCACGACCGGCGGCGACAACACCAGCACCACCTTCGGCGGCACGCTCAGCGGCAGCGGCGACCTGGTCAAGCAAGGCACGGGCACCTTCACGCTGACCGGCGCGAACAGCTATGCGGGCGGCACATCGCTCACACAGGGCCGCATCGACGTGGGCGCCAATGCGGCACTGGGCACGGGCGCGCTGGCGATGTCTGGCGGCACCACGCTCGGTCTTGCGGCCGATGGCCTGACGGTCGCCAACAACGTGACGCTCGGCGCCGGCGGCGGCGGCGCGGTGGTCGACACCGGTGCCTTCAACGGCACGCTCACGGGCGCCGTCAGCGGCAGCGGCGCGCTCGTCAAGGAGGGCAGCGGCACGCTGACGCTGGCCGGCACCGCCAACACCTACACCGGTGCAACGCAGGTGGACGCGGGCACGCTGCGCGCGGGCGCGACCAATGCATTGAGCGCTGCCTCCGCCACCAGCGTGTCCGCGGGTGCGACGCTCGATCTGGCCGGCTTCAGCCAGACGGTGGCCTCGCTGGCCAACAGCGGCACGGTCTCGCTGGCCGGCGCCGCGCCGGGCACCACGCTCACCGTCACCGGGCCCTACACGGGCAACAACGGCATCCTGCAACTGGGCGCGGTGCTCAATGCCACCGGCCCCTCGGACCGCCTGGTGCTCGACGGCGCCGGCGCGACCGCGAGCGGGCGCACCACGGTGCAGATCATCAACCTCGGCGGACTGGGCGCGCTGACGACGGGCAACGGCATCGAGGTGATCAGCGCCCTGAACGGCGCGACCACCACCGCGCAGACCACCAGGGACGCCTTCTCGCTGGCCGGCGGCCACGTGGACGCTGGCGCCTACGAGTACCGGCTGTACCCGGCGGATGCCAGCGGCAGCGGCGAGAACTGGTACCTGCGCTCCACCACCGGTGGCCTTCCTGGAACACCGGGCGGGCCGGGCGGGATCGGCGGGTTGCCTACCTACCGCATCGAAGTGCCGCTGTATGCCGCGCTGGCGCAACAGCTGCGCCAAGGCAACCTCGAGATGCTGGGCAACCTGCACCTGCGCGGCGGCGACGACACGCGGCTGGCCACCGACGGCGCCAGCGCTCGCGGTCGCCGCGCCTGGGGCCGCCTGATCAGCACCGACATCGACGCGAGCCAGCGCGGCACCGCGAACGCGCAGAGCAAGGGTCGCCTCCACGGCTTCCAGGCCGGTACCGACCTGTGGGCCGACACCCGCTGGAACGTGGGCGTCTACGTCGGCCAGCTCGAAGGCAACATCCGCGTGAACGGCTTCGCGCGCGGCATCCAGGGGCTGGACGTGGGTTCCAACGACCTGCGCAGCCGCTACCTCGGCGCCTACGCCACCTGGCACGGCGACGAGGGCTGGTACGCCGATGCCGTGCTGCAGGCCGGCCAGCACCGCTACAACGTGCAGCCGTTCGCGACCTTCGGCAGCTCGGGCAAGGGCAAGAGCCTGCTGATCTCCATCGAGGTGGGCAAGGCCTTCGGCATCGGCAGCGGCTGGATCGTGGAACCGCAGCTGCAGCTCATTCACCAGCGCCTGCGCATGGACGACACGGGCATCTCCGGCGCCGCGGTGACACAGGACCCGCATGACGGCCTCATCGTGCGCGCAGGCGTGCGCATCAAGGGCGAGATCGCCACCGGCACCGGGACGCTGCAGCCCTATGGGCGCATCAACGTGTTCCACGCCTCCGGCGGTGCCGACGTGACGCAGTTCCTGAACTTCGGCGGCGGTACGGCCATCCGCAGCGAAACGGGTTCGACCAGCACCGAAGTGGCCGGTGGCGTGACGCTCGCTCTCGGCGAGCGCGCCTCGCTCTACGGGGAGCTCGGCAAGCTGTGGGCCTCGGGCGGCGCGGCGCGCTTGAAGAGCTCGATCAACGCGTCGCTGGGTGTGCGGGTGCGCTGGTAG
- a CDS encoding acyl-CoA thioesterase: MSSINKEIVYTARVEFGDCDPAGIVWFPNFFRWIDAASRHFFAECGVPRWEETTETLGVIGTPLVDTHTRFVKAASYGDTLQIAVRITEWREKSFVQTYRVTRGDDLILECEEVRIFAAKREGGGIRAVPIPPDIRALCA, from the coding sequence ATGAGCAGCATCAACAAAGAAATCGTCTACACCGCACGCGTCGAATTCGGCGATTGCGACCCGGCCGGCATCGTCTGGTTCCCCAACTTCTTCCGCTGGATCGATGCGGCCTCCCGGCACTTCTTTGCCGAGTGCGGCGTGCCGCGCTGGGAGGAAACGACCGAAACGCTGGGTGTGATCGGCACGCCGCTGGTCGACACGCACACGCGCTTCGTGAAGGCCGCGAGCTATGGGGATACGCTGCAGATTGCGGTGCGCATCACCGAGTGGCGCGAGAAGAGTTTTGTGCAAACGTACCGCGTGACGCGCGGGGATGACCTGATCCTCGAATGCGAAGAGGTGCGGATCTTCGCCGCGAAACGCGAGGGCGGCGGCATCCGCGCGGTGCCGATTCCGCCGGACATTCGCGCACTCTGCGCATAG
- a CDS encoding TRAP transporter small permease, translating into MATRSASYMDRAINTIEWLAAIFVGIVALNIFVAVVLRKFFDTSIPDAYDFGRMLLGILIFWGIAATSYRGGHITVDLVWTAAGPRMKRVIDVFATLVLLFVVAVQTAMLFDKVRGTYVDNVQTYDLNIPTWPFYAVAWAGDVCAVLLIAIRTYRLIFHPEQLEEIHPEQKADE; encoded by the coding sequence ATGGCTACACGGTCCGCCAGCTACATGGACCGCGCGATCAACACGATCGAATGGCTCGCCGCCATCTTCGTGGGGATCGTCGCGCTCAACATCTTCGTGGCCGTGGTGCTGCGCAAGTTCTTCGACACCTCGATCCCCGACGCATACGACTTCGGCCGCATGCTGCTGGGCATCCTGATCTTCTGGGGCATTGCGGCCACCAGCTACCGCGGTGGCCATATCACGGTCGACCTCGTGTGGACGGCGGCGGGTCCGCGCATGAAGCGCGTGATCGACGTATTCGCCACGCTGGTACTGTTGTTCGTGGTGGCGGTGCAGACCGCCATGCTGTTCGACAAGGTGCGCGGCACGTATGTCGACAACGTGCAGACCTACGACCTCAACATTCCGACCTGGCCCTTCTATGCGGTGGCCTGGGCCGGCGACGTGTGCGCGGTGCTGCTGATCGCCATCCGCACCTACAGGCTGATCTTCCATCCCGAGCAGCTCGAAGAAATCCACCCCGAACAGAAGGCTGATGAATGA
- a CDS encoding TRAP transporter substrate-binding protein, with product MQTTHRPRRLGTPRPQRVARRIQPLALLAACAALVAGTPAVQAQDKPVQLKLSSWVPAQHPLNPALQAWADDIKKESGGTITAILFPSEQLGKAFDHYDMARDGIADFSYVNPGYQPGRFPVMAGASLPFLFANGKEGSAAIDAWYRNYAAKEMKDVKYCFAFVHDPGTFHSRKKITVPTDVKGMKVRPATSTVGQLITSLGGTNVQASAPESRDMLERGVADAITFPWGSIGLFGIDKVVKYHMDAPLYVTPFVWVMNKGKYDAMSTAQKKVIDDHCTSEWAQKVAGPWADFEFAGHAKMAALSGHEIYKLTPEQLDAWRKAAAPSEAQWAESVKKVGEDPKAIMDALKASLVKYKSAL from the coding sequence ATGCAAACCACGCACCGCCCCCGCCGCCTCGGCACACCACGCCCGCAACGCGTCGCTCGCCGCATCCAGCCCCTTGCCCTGCTCGCAGCCTGCGCCGCGCTCGTCGCGGGCACGCCCGCCGTGCAGGCGCAGGACAAGCCCGTGCAGCTCAAACTGTCGAGCTGGGTGCCCGCGCAGCACCCGCTCAACCCCGCGCTGCAGGCCTGGGCCGACGACATCAAGAAGGAATCGGGCGGCACCATCACCGCCATCCTGTTTCCGTCGGAACAGCTCGGCAAGGCCTTCGACCACTACGACATGGCGCGCGACGGCATCGCCGACTTCTCGTACGTGAACCCCGGCTACCAGCCGGGCCGCTTCCCGGTGATGGCCGGCGCCTCGCTGCCCTTCCTGTTCGCCAACGGCAAGGAGGGCTCGGCGGCCATCGACGCCTGGTATCGCAACTACGCGGCAAAGGAAATGAAGGACGTGAAGTACTGCTTCGCGTTCGTGCATGACCCGGGCACCTTCCACTCGCGCAAGAAGATCACCGTTCCCACCGACGTCAAGGGCATGAAGGTGCGCCCGGCCACCAGCACCGTGGGCCAGCTCATCACCTCTCTGGGCGGCACCAATGTGCAGGCCTCCGCGCCCGAGTCGCGCGACATGCTGGAGCGCGGCGTGGCCGACGCCATCACCTTCCCGTGGGGATCGATCGGCCTGTTCGGCATCGACAAGGTGGTGAAGTACCACATGGACGCACCGCTCTACGTCACGCCCTTCGTGTGGGTGATGAACAAGGGCAAGTACGACGCCATGTCCACCGCGCAGAAGAAGGTGATCGACGACCACTGCACCAGCGAATGGGCGCAGAAGGTGGCCGGCCCGTGGGCCGACTTCGAGTTTGCGGGGCACGCCAAGATGGCGGCGCTGTCGGGCCATGAGATCTACAAGCTCACGCCCGAGCAGCTCGATGCATGGCGCAAGGCGGCAGCGCCTTCGGAGGCGCAATGGGCCGAGAGCGTGAAGAAGGTGGGCGAAGACCCGAAGGCCATCATGGATGCACTGAAGGCCAGTCTCGTCAAATACAAATCGGCGCTCTGA
- a CDS encoding TRAP transporter large permease, which produces MSPDAVAILGFVALFVLMLLRVPVGMAMGLVGVVGYSYLVGPGPALKLVGQTSMRTVTDYTFGVIPMFMLMGALVSVSGVSRELFKAANSMIGHLRGGLGVATVVACGGFAAICGSSVATAATFSAVAYPEMRRFNYPQSFSTGVIAAGGTLGAILPPSTVLAVYAILTQQDIGKLFMAGIVPGILAMAMYVLTIAIIVKLRPDWLPGGEIKPWSERLKDLKNVWAPLVLFVFVIGGLYGGFFTPTEAGGVGASGAFILGLVRRKLDGPKIREALLSATRTAAAVFTVLIGALLFGYFLTITQSPQKLTEFLTGLGIGRYGVLALIMLMYLVLGCLMDAMAMIILTVPIIYPVIVHLGFDPIWFGVIIVMTVELGLIHPPVGMNVFVIKSVVKDVSFTTIFKGVLPFIVTDIVRLVILIAFPIIALWLPTRMG; this is translated from the coding sequence ATGAGCCCCGATGCAGTTGCCATCCTGGGCTTTGTCGCCCTCTTCGTTTTGATGTTGTTGCGCGTGCCGGTCGGCATGGCGATGGGGCTGGTCGGCGTGGTGGGCTACAGCTACCTCGTCGGGCCCGGTCCCGCGCTGAAGCTGGTGGGCCAGACCTCCATGCGCACGGTGACCGACTACACCTTCGGCGTGATCCCGATGTTCATGCTGATGGGCGCGCTGGTGTCGGTGTCGGGCGTGAGCCGTGAGCTCTTCAAGGCCGCGAACTCGATGATCGGCCACCTTCGCGGCGGCCTCGGCGTGGCCACGGTGGTGGCGTGCGGCGGCTTCGCGGCGATCTGCGGTTCGTCGGTGGCCACGGCCGCTACGTTCTCGGCGGTGGCGTATCCGGAGATGCGGCGCTTCAACTACCCGCAGTCGTTTTCCACCGGCGTGATCGCTGCGGGCGGCACGCTGGGCGCGATATTGCCGCCCTCGACCGTGCTGGCGGTGTACGCCATCCTCACGCAGCAGGACATCGGCAAGCTCTTCATGGCAGGCATCGTGCCCGGCATCCTCGCGATGGCGATGTACGTGCTGACCATCGCGATCATCGTGAAGCTGCGGCCCGACTGGCTGCCAGGCGGCGAGATCAAGCCGTGGTCGGAGCGCCTGAAGGATTTGAAGAACGTGTGGGCGCCGCTGGTGCTGTTCGTGTTCGTGATCGGCGGGCTCTACGGCGGCTTCTTCACGCCGACAGAGGCAGGCGGCGTGGGCGCGAGCGGCGCGTTCATCCTCGGTCTGGTGCGGCGCAAGCTCGACGGCCCGAAGATCCGCGAGGCACTGCTGTCGGCCACGCGCACGGCTGCGGCGGTGTTCACGGTGCTGATCGGCGCGCTGCTGTTCGGGTACTTCCTCACCATCACGCAAAGCCCGCAGAAGCTCACCGAATTTCTCACCGGCCTAGGCATCGGCCGCTACGGCGTGCTCGCGCTCATCATGCTCATGTACTTGGTGCTGGGCTGCCTGATGGACGCGATGGCGATGATCATCCTGACCGTGCCCATCATCTACCCGGTGATCGTGCACCTGGGCTTCGACCCCATCTGGTTCGGCGTGATCATCGTGATGACGGTGGAGTTGGGGCTCATCCACCCACCGGTGGGGATGAACGTGTTCGTCATCAAGAGCGTGGTGAAGGACGTGAGCTTCACCACCATCTTCAAGGGCGTGCTGCCGTTCATCGTGACCGACATCGTGCGGCTGGTGATCCTGATCGCCTTCCCCATCATTGCCCTGTGGCTGCCGACGAGAATGGGCTGA
- a CDS encoding low molecular weight protein-tyrosine-phosphatase, which produces MKKLAILFICTGNICRSPTAHALLMHKARIAGMAVDVDSAAISDEERGNPPDPRSVAEAKRRGIEMHAHSARQVRKADFERFDLIVGMTAQHCAALRRLAPAGTAHKVHLFTEFAEGVEGDVPDPWYGGHQAFVEVFDLIDLGVDGLLTRLAALATSAPAHPATR; this is translated from the coding sequence ATGAAGAAATTGGCAATCCTGTTTATTTGCACCGGCAACATCTGCCGCTCGCCAACGGCCCATGCATTGCTCATGCACAAGGCCCGCATCGCAGGCATGGCGGTCGATGTCGACAGCGCTGCCATCTCCGACGAGGAGCGCGGCAACCCGCCCGATCCACGCTCCGTGGCCGAGGCCAAACGCCGTGGCATCGAGATGCACGCCCATTCCGCGCGGCAGGTCCGCAAGGCCGACTTCGAACGTTTCGACCTGATCGTCGGCATGACTGCCCAGCACTGCGCCGCGCTGCGCCGGCTCGCGCCCGCAGGCACGGCCCACAAGGTGCACCTGTTCACCGAATTCGCCGAGGGTGTCGAAGGCGATGTGCCCGACCCCTGGTATGGCGGGCATCAGGCTTTTGTCGAAGTCTTCGACCTGATCGATCTTGGCGTCGACGGCCTGCTGACGAGGCTGGCCGCGCTTGCTACCAGCGCACCCGCACACCCAGCGACGCGTTGA